The uncultured Fibrobacter sp. genome segment TTGCAACGGAAAGTTCCTACAAGGGTTCCCCGGACAGCTACCTGAGCCTGATCGACAACATGGTCGCCGCCGCCATCGAAAGCGACATTTACATTATCATTGACTGGCACAGCCACCGCGCCCATACAGAAACCTCGCTCGCGAAGACATTCTTCGAGACCGTTTCCAAGAAGTACAAGGACGTGCCGAACATCATCTACGAAATCTACAACGAACCGGTCGACGGAAGTGGCGGTAACTGGAGCGCCGTCAAGGGCTACGCCAACACGATTTGCCCTGCCATCCGCGCCAACACGCAGAACCTGATTATTGTCGGGACTCCGACCTGGTCGCAGAATCCGCAACAAGGCGCAAACGACCCTGTGAATTCCACGAACATCGCCTACGTATTGCACTTCTATGCAGCGAGCCATTCCAAGGGAGCCTACAGCGGCAGGATTGACCAGACTCTGAATGCCGGCTACCCGGTGTTCGTCAGCGAATGGGGCACGACCGGGGCCTCCGGAGACGGAAGCCCGAGCGCTGGCGCCACAACCGAATGGACAAACTACATGGACCAGAAGCAAATCCCGAACTGCAACTGGAGCCTGCGCCAGCAGACAAGTTCCATTGACAAGAAGAGCGAGCAGTCCGCCATGTTCGCAGGCGATGCCGTATTGAACAACTTCAATGCCCTGTCCGGCGCAAGCTACACGACCTCTGGAAGCATCGTCAAGGAATACCTCACGAAGAACGGTCGCAACTGGGCCGATTCGCTCGTCAAGGGCAAGAACACAGGCAGCTGCGCATTCAAGAGCGTCTCTGCCAAGCAAACTGAAACGCAGATTACCAACGCACTGAAGTCCGGCTGCACCTACACGTCCAGCAACGAGGCCGTCGTGTCCGTTTCCGGTTCGACACTCGATATCCATGATTACGGCTTTGCCATCCTCACAGGCAACGACGGTTCCGAATCCGTCGTGAGTATCACGCAGGTTGCCGGGCAGTCCATCCCCGGGTTCTCCGACGGAGCGTGCGACTATGTCGGCAACTGCAGCAACACGCAAGGCTCCAGCCAAGGGTTGGACTACGACGAAGACGGCAAAAAGGAATACTTGCTGACCACGAACGACGCAACCATTGAAGGGGCCAAGTTCACCCTCAAATCTCTGAACCCGGAAATCATAAACGTCAAGAGCGCGACCTGCAAAATCGCCTCCTGCTCGGGAACCATGTACAACAACAAGGTGTGGATGTTCGAAATGAACAGCATGGGCGAAGCAAAAATCGTCGCCACAGCTCCTGCCGTAGCCGGCTACAGGGCCATGCAAGACACGATTACCTTCAGGTACACCAAGGCCCGCAACAGGATAACCGCCAAATTCAAGGACGCAACCATCGCTTTGGGTGGAACCGCCGAAAAAGCCGTCCCCGATACATCCTTGATGGGCTCCAAGATTACCTACACCTTTGACGGCGAGCCGACATCGAAATACCTGTCACGTAGCGGAGCCAATTTGGTCGCAGGAGACCAGAATGCAATCGTTACGGTTACGGCAAATGTCGAAGAATCCGAATACTTCTTGCCTCTGGTCGCATCTGTAACGATTACCGTCGGGGATGCCGCCGCCGCGGTCAACCTGGCCGAACACGAGGCATTCTTGAACAAGAACAAGGAAGAAGAAGACGCCATCCGGCCGATCGTAGCAACAAGCCGTGGACTAAACATCTGGTCGACCGGTTCCAAGCTTTCGTTCAGCACCGAGAGGGCCGGGCTTGTCAAACTGGACATCTACGATGCCATCGGCAACCGCGTAAAGAGCCAGTCTAGCCGCTATTCCGTCGGAACCCACTCCATCGGCCTGCAAGACCTGTCTAGCGGATCCTACGTGGCTATCGTGCGCCAAGGAAGCCGTACGGCAAAGCTCCGCTGGAACAAGCAGTAAAGTGAATAAGAAAACTCAAAAAGGAACCTCGCCGGCCGTTGCTGGTGAGGTTTTATTTATGCCAACCATTCATTTCGGGGGCTTAAATTTCGGGCGTTTCAATGAATAAAGAAATCCGTCCTGACAGCAGGACGGATTTCTGTACTCAAACCGATTTGGTTGAACGAACTACTTTTTCTTCGCAGCCTTGTAGTTGACGTTCGGGCGGAGCTGCAGGCCAATGGTCACGAGGAGCGAAACAATCGGTTCGTGATGGTCTTGGTCGAGCTCGTACACGGCCACGCCGCTGAAGCCCTCGTTCTTGACATCTTCGGCAACAGCCTTCACAGAGGGAATCCCCATGAAAACAATCGCTTCGGAAGCGCTGACAGCCAGTTCCGACTTGGATTCTTCGTCAAAAGTGACCTTGTAGTCGGGTTCGTCGAACTTGCCCATCAGTTCGTTGTAGCCGAGGTAACCTTCGTTACCGCTACCGAAGCCCTGGTGGGAAGAACCGTAACCCGTAGCGCCGACAAAGGACTTGCCGTACAGGTAAATCACGGGGAGAAGCTTGTCCTTCTCGATACCCATGTCGCTTACCATGGAAAGCATCTCGTGAATCTTGGTGGCGCCCTGGTTCGGGACGAGTTCAGAAGATTCTTCCGTCATCTGGTCGGGCATGAACACGTCGATGTAGGAAAGCTTGTTCATCGTCTCGGCAGAATAGGCTTCCTGCGCCATGTACGGGTACATGGACGAGGCGACAATCATGCCGGGCATGTCGCTCACCAGCGCATTGACCAGCTTGGAATAGTCTTCGGCATCTTCGGCAGTGATGTTCTGCCAGTCAAGTTCAATACCGTCGCCGCCGTTCGTGGATAGCCAACTCTTGATGTTGGAGACGAACGTCGGAAGGAGTTCCTCGGAAGAGGCGATGGCCTTCAGGTTACCTTCGGCTTCGGCACCCCCGACAGAGACGACCAGTTTCACTCCGTTTTCCTTGGTGAACTTGGCCAAGTCCTTGAAGTTTACAGCATCGTTTTCGTCAACGAAGGCAAGCGAACCGTCTTCGCCCGGCATCAGGGACACATAATGAACATGCGTCACCATGTTGTACCGGATATCCTTCGGATAGAACTGGGAATACTGGCTCCAATACGGGAAGTATCCGACTACCTTGTCGGCGGCAGCCTGTGCCGATACGGCACATCCCAAAGCTAACGCCAAAGCAACTACTTTCAAATTCATATAAATACCTCGCCTACTTAAATTTCACGGGCTACGCCGTCGTCATCGCAGTACAGTTTAGTTGCGGGATAATTGACCGGATTGTAGACCGGGTCAACTGCTTTATGGGATTTTTCCTCCGCACTGCAACGGCGGTAAGCCCATCCGTGGCTACGACCAAATGCAAGGAACTGGCGGGCTGCGGCTTCCAAGTCGGACTCAAAAGCGTTCAACACATCAATATCCTTTGACACTCCATAAAGGTTGTAGGGCAAAATATATACCAGCGACAAAGAATCAAGGCCCGGCGGAGTTATCTTCACATAGACCGAATCTCTGGTGCCCACTTTTTCCGTCTTGGTCAACTTGTTATTGACTTTCGTCGTTACGTTGTCCACCTCGATCTTCGACACCTCGGTTGCTGCCGTATCCAGTTTGCCAAAGATTTCGCAAATCAATCCGGTGGTATCCAGAACAAGGCTATCCACATAGATTAGCTGGGACCCAGTCGTCGCTCCTGCAGAATCCAACGTATCCAAGGTAACACGCACAACCTTGTTGATATCGATAGGCGTTACAATGGTATCCTGTTTTTCGATCCAAACGGAATCCCATTTTTCCTCGGAATATGCAGCATATCTCGGGCTGACAAAGAACCTATGAACAGAAGCCGTATCGCGAACAAAGGCAAGCGAATCTTCGGTCACCTTGGCGGCATAAGCCTCAGCACTCATAGAAGACTTATACACGTCGTTTTCTGCACTGACATAGTTGAGTATTTGCAAGGTCAACAACACTGGATGGAGTTCCAGGTAGACCTTGGCATCAAAATCGCTAGGATAGTTCTCTGCCACAGCCTCAACATCGTTGATTTCCATGGAAGAGCATGCGGTAAGAGCCGCAATTGCAATTGCCGTCAAGCCTTGGTATAATCTTTTCATTTTCAAGACTCCTTAGAAATTAACCGTTACATCGGCGGATGCGACAATCTTGCCCACAGAAAGTTTAGACTGTTGCATGGCACCGTTCACGTCCATAGCTTTATAGGTGATTTCGTTCTTAAGATAGCCACCCTGCAAATCCAGATAGGATGCAGGAGCAATTTTCACACGGATGCCTTCGAGAGTGAGCATTTCCTTGGTATCCATCACATAAGCAAGTCCGTCGGCAATAGCATAACCCGTTTCGCCGAATTCCTTGTTGAACATCTGCACACTTCCCAAGAAGGAAATGGGGCCATACACATCCACCGTGAAGCCGCCCATAATGCGGTCCGCCTTGCGGTTGTAGTTTGCGCTTTCTTCGGAATGGTCGTAAGAGCCCTGAATGAGAATCTTGCGGTCCATCGAAAGGAGCTGGCCGGCATCAAAGCCAAGACCGGCAGCATAGCGGGTGTACTTGTTTTCTTCGATAACGATGCTCGGCGTGCCCGCAGCATCGATGCTTATCTTGGAACTGTGCGGCTGGGTCAACATGTCAAAACGTGCATTGAACGTGAGAATGTCGTTCCAGTTCACGTCAAGAGAAGTCTTGACACCCTTGCGGTCCGGAGTCACATCGCCATACGGCATCGCGAGGCTGACCGTAGGATCGAGGGCGAACATGTCCGAACTGATTTCGCTACGCTTCAAGATACTCGCCGAATAGCCGTTGCGATAGAAATGACCGTCTTTATAGTTGTTGTAAAGGCGAGAATAGAGGTATTCGCTTTCGTCTTTTGCGGAAAGAGCACTGGAAGAGTGCGATGTAATCAAGTTCGTCGCATTCAAGGTCACGGCATTGTAGACATTGAAATAGAGGTTTTCCAAGCTGGAGGAACCGAAATTCGCAACAATCATGCTATCGCCGACGCTCTTGTACAAGGCGTTCGCATTCAGCACGACAGCACCACCGCGATAAGACGGGGTCGCAGCCATCTCGGACCAGAACTTTTCATCCGTCTGCAAATAGCGGACCTTCAAATTGTATTCGACATTGGCAGCTTCTCCACGGATAAAGGGTTCCACGTAGAAGCTCTTGCCATCATCGTCAGCGTACTTTTCAGAGAAGATAAAATTGGAATCCTGATCCAGAGGCTTGTAGTAGACAAAGGAGTCTGCCGGAACCTTGGGATCCTGACCGGACGCCAAAACGTACGTTCTCACCTTCTTCGACGACTGGTAATCGCGATCCATACGCCAGTTTGACATAGCGTATTCGCCATCAAAGCCGAACTCCAACGGCAGCGACGGCATCAAAGGCTTGCTCGCAAAACCTAACTCGGCCGAAATAACTCGATCGAATTCATAGTATGTCGTATCGTATTTATCCAAAGTGTGCGCACGAGTCGTCAGCTTGCGGTCGGCAACATTATAGATGTCGCCACCGAGATGAACGCCCATGAGATCCACTCCAAGACGGGAAGCGAAGAGATAGCGGTCCGAGAAGTCGAAATCAAAGAAGACCTGATCGCTCTTCTTGGAGATGTTGCGCAAGCGAGCGCCAGTAATCTGCATGGCCACATTGTCCACGGCACCAATCTTGCCGCTGTTGTATTCGGCATTCAAGCCGTGCAGCAAGCGCCTGTCCGTCGTATCCAGGTTGCGGCGAGCCAGAGCTTCGACCCTGTGGGACGCAAGGATCTCCGGTTCCTGCAACAGATCGGGTTGCGGAGTGCTAATGGTAAGCGGAGAATATCCGACACGCATATAACCGAGATTGAAGCTCAGATGCTTGTTGAGGATAAGTCCGTCGTACGAGAACCAGTGACCGATAACCGGATTGTTGTTCACATCGTAAGCGCTCTGCCAGTCCTTATGCAAACGCATACGGACGTCGATATGTGTTTCGGCACTCGGATTTGCTCCGAATTTCAAGTCGACATCGGTGAAAGCCTGGTTTTCTTGCGTCGCGGATTCATCGGAGAAATTGTCTGATTCAGCAATGGAAGTTAGCCCCCCAGCCTTCGCCGTACCGTTAACTCTCAGGCCGAGAACGGCATCATTCAAGGAATCCAAAGTTTCGAGCAAAGACTTCTGCTGGGAAACGATGGAATCCTGATTCTCTGCCAGAGCGAAATCGGCCGAGAACATAAAGGAGGAAATCAGCGCGATTGTTTTGATTTTCATATTGAAGTTCATCTTAGTTACCTCCCATTAAAATTCCACATTAATGGAAGCTTCAAAAATCATCTGGGTAAACTCATGAGTAAACGTCGCAGGGTTCGCATCCGCCTCAACATAGTAGTAAGCAGGCATGTTCATAGACTTATCCTTGGATTCCGTATAGGAGTAATTGCCATCTTCTCCCACCTTGTAGGTTCCCAGAGCAGCACCACCTAAGGCCAAGCTATATTTGTTGCTGACCATAATCTGGCCTACATTAACCGCAAGCCAGGCATGTTCTTCCATGGCATAGTCCAAGCCGACCATCCATTGTTTCTGAGTTCCCTTAAGAATCGGGGTCTTCTTCCTGTCGACATTGGGGAAGGAGAGGTTCGCATCAAGCTTCGCCTGCTGGTCGTTGATTTCCGAATTGATCATCTGGAAGCCGGCCGTGAAACCTAAGCGAGGCAAGTACTGCAAGTAGAGCCCGGCATTGATGAAGTCGCTTTTGAATTCCGCAGTCCCTGCGGTTCCAATAATAGCGGGATCGTAATCAACAGAACGTT includes the following:
- a CDS encoding cellulase family glycosylhydrolase, coding for MNIKNVLLCLAMFITTPVLAGALDASPKRVGPVSYYGALHTSGNKIIGAKNNEQAMLRGMSLFWSDGTGQPYYNKNVVAWAAENLKIDVIRFALGIQYYDSDGGTKNPLATESSYKGSPDSYLSLIDNMVAAAIESDIYIIIDWHSHRAHTETSLAKTFFETVSKKYKDVPNIIYEIYNEPVDGSGGNWSAVKGYANTICPAIRANTQNLIIVGTPTWSQNPQQGANDPVNSTNIAYVLHFYAASHSKGAYSGRIDQTLNAGYPVFVSEWGTTGASGDGSPSAGATTEWTNYMDQKQIPNCNWSLRQQTSSIDKKSEQSAMFAGDAVLNNFNALSGASYTTSGSIVKEYLTKNGRNWADSLVKGKNTGSCAFKSVSAKQTETQITNALKSGCTYTSSNEAVVSVSGSTLDIHDYGFAILTGNDGSESVVSITQVAGQSIPGFSDGACDYVGNCSNTQGSSQGLDYDEDGKKEYLLTTNDATIEGAKFTLKSLNPEIINVKSATCKIASCSGTMYNNKVWMFEMNSMGEAKIVATAPAVAGYRAMQDTITFRYTKARNRITAKFKDATIALGGTAEKAVPDTSLMGSKITYTFDGEPTSKYLSRSGANLVAGDQNAIVTVTANVEESEYFLPLVASVTITVGDAAAAVNLAEHEAFLNKNKEEEDAIRPIVATSRGLNIWSTGSKLSFSTERAGLVKLDIYDAIGNRVKSQSSRYSVGTHSIGLQDLSSGSYVAIVRQGSRTAKLRWNKQ
- a CDS encoding glycoside hydrolase family 18 protein; translation: MNLKVVALALALGCAVSAQAAADKVVGYFPYWSQYSQFYPKDIRYNMVTHVHYVSLMPGEDGSLAFVDENDAVNFKDLAKFTKENGVKLVVSVGGAEAEGNLKAIASSEELLPTFVSNIKSWLSTNGGDGIELDWQNITAEDAEDYSKLVNALVSDMPGMIVASSMYPYMAQEAYSAETMNKLSYIDVFMPDQMTEESSELVPNQGATKIHEMLSMVSDMGIEKDKLLPVIYLYGKSFVGATGYGSSHQGFGSGNEGYLGYNELMGKFDEPDYKVTFDEESKSELAVSASEAIVFMGIPSVKAVAEDVKNEGFSGVAVYELDQDHHEPIVSLLVTIGLQLRPNVNYKAAKKK